From the Sphingomonas suaedae genome, one window contains:
- a CDS encoding FAD:protein FMN transferase, translated as MGLDRLMRPLPPATFAERFVAMGTRIECHLFGAPAAAKIAADLRTAVETVDDALTVHRISPTSLLNQLLRAGKEATVDDQILWQALLLCDALHRTTHGLFDPTMGMGDARWADLEIDAVNRRVRSPSPTGLDFGGVGKGIALDACMPVLCNAGVSSALLSLGESSILAHGEHPLGGAWPLAVPHPAKADTALVTLGLVQRCVSISSTLGAANGDTFSPADGAAVRTPATTVAVDASGATAEAFSTAMLAGDAAQRDRLLSSGGCESLRRFDFPRIPRVPTGAAAGGTIHARLARPLSPPVS; from the coding sequence ATGGGCCTTGACCGCCTGATGCGACCCTTGCCGCCCGCGACCTTTGCCGAGCGCTTCGTCGCGATGGGCACGCGCATTGAATGCCACCTCTTCGGCGCACCGGCGGCAGCTAAGATCGCCGCCGATCTGCGCACCGCGGTTGAAACGGTGGACGATGCGCTGACCGTTCACCGCATCTCGCCGACGAGCCTGCTCAACCAGCTTCTCCGCGCGGGCAAAGAAGCGACCGTCGACGATCAGATCCTATGGCAAGCACTATTGCTGTGCGATGCGCTGCACCGCACCACCCACGGCCTGTTCGACCCGACAATGGGCATGGGCGACGCGCGCTGGGCGGATCTCGAGATCGACGCCGTGAACCGACGCGTCCGCTCGCCCAGTCCAACCGGGCTGGATTTCGGCGGGGTGGGCAAGGGGATCGCCCTCGACGCCTGCATGCCTGTCTTATGCAACGCCGGGGTTTCCTCGGCGCTGCTTTCGCTCGGCGAAAGCTCGATCCTGGCGCATGGGGAACATCCCCTGGGCGGCGCATGGCCGCTGGCGGTGCCGCATCCGGCAAAAGCTGATACCGCATTGGTGACGCTCGGCCTGGTGCAGCGATGCGTGTCGATCTCGTCGACACTTGGGGCGGCCAATGGCGATACATTCTCCCCCGCCGATGGCGCGGCGGTGCGGACCCCTGCAACGACGGTCGCCGTCGATGCATCCGGCGCCACGGCAGAGGCGTTCAGCACGGCCATGCTCGCAGGCGATGCGGCGCAGCGCGACCGGCTCCTCTCCAGCGGTGGCTGCGAATCCCTGCGCCGCTTCGACTTTCCTCGGATTCCCCGCGTGCCAACCGGTGCTGCGGCAGGAGGCACTATCCATGCGCGACTCGCTCGACCTCTCTCGCCGCCGGTTTCTTGA